Proteins co-encoded in one Halorussus lipolyticus genomic window:
- a CDS encoding type I 3-dehydroquinate dehydratase gives MNFEELVLAASLTDLDAEPEARDHADAVEFRMDLADDPLAALDDYDGDLPVLATNRAAWEGGEAEDDDARLADLAEAAELACVGAVDIELQSLTEGDGERVAERARRTDTTVVASVHDFERTPPKSELRDLLETATDRADVGKLAVTARNRSDVLDLLSVTHEFSEAGARVATMAMGEAGRHSRAVAPLYGSKIGYAPVRPEEATAPGQYDLATLAELVDDLK, from the coding sequence ATGAATTTCGAGGAGCTCGTCCTCGCGGCCAGCCTCACCGACCTCGACGCCGAACCCGAGGCCCGCGACCACGCCGACGCCGTGGAGTTCCGGATGGACCTCGCGGACGACCCGCTCGCCGCGCTCGACGACTACGACGGCGACCTGCCCGTCCTCGCCACCAACCGCGCGGCGTGGGAGGGCGGCGAGGCCGAGGACGACGACGCTCGTCTCGCCGACCTTGCCGAGGCCGCCGAGTTGGCCTGCGTCGGCGCAGTCGATATAGAACTTCAGTCGCTGACCGAGGGCGACGGCGAGCGCGTCGCCGAGCGAGCGCGCCGGACCGACACTACGGTCGTGGCCTCGGTCCACGACTTCGAGCGCACGCCGCCGAAGTCCGAACTTCGGGACCTCCTCGAAACCGCGACCGACCGCGCCGACGTGGGCAAACTCGCCGTGACCGCCCGGAACCGGAGCGACGTACTGGACCTGCTTTCGGTCACCCACGAGTTCTCCGAGGCCGGGGCGCGGGTGGCGACGATGGCGATGGGCGAGGCGGGCCGCCACTCGCGGGCGGTCGCGCCGCTCTACGGGTCGAAAATCGGCTACGCTCCAGTCCGCCCCGAGGAGGCCACCGCGCCGGGGCAGTACGACCTCGCCACGCTGGCCGAGTTAGTCGATGATTTAAAATAA